One Bacteroidia bacterium genomic window, GAATAACTGGGAGAATCCGCTGCGGCCGTGTGTACCCAGCACCACCATATCAGCATCTATCTCATCCGCAAAGTGAACAATACCCTTCTCCGTAGAAGTATCGTTAAACAATGAAAACGGATATTCTGATGCACCTGCCTTATCTAGGAATTTTCTGATCTGACTTCTGGTTTCTTTCGTTCCGGAAAAAAGACTGGGAGTTACCACCTTCACCAGATGAATATCTGCACCCAGATCTTTCGCAAGCTTTTCAACCTTATGGAAAACCTCCGGGGTTTCTTTCTCGTCAAAATTTGAGGCAAACAGTAGTTTCCTGATCTCACGCTCCACAGGATGTTTGATGGCCAGCAATGGCACTGCTGATTTCCGCGCCACCCGCTCTGCATGGGTTCCTATCAGTTCTTCATCAAACCCACTCGTGCCATGCGTACCCATCACTACAAGGTCCGGTTTGTATTTTTCCATGGCTATGAGAATATGACGGCTTGCATTGCCCATCTCTATTTCATCTTCCACTTCTACGCCTTCCAGGTACGTGGAAATAGTTTCTTCCATCTGGGTTTTGGTTTTTTTCATCAGGGCTATTTTAAAGGGAACCATGCCGCT contains:
- a CDS encoding universal stress protein, with product MKKILVPTDFSECANYAVRFAGTLARKLNAKIYLLHVIDVLGIEESTEEGRWATEQREGGSGMVPFKIALMKKTKTQMEETISTYLEGVEVEDEIEMGNASRHILIAMEKYKPDLVVMGTHGTSGFDEELIGTHAERVARKSAVPLLAIKHPVEREIRKLLFASNFDEKETPEVFHKVEKLAKDLGADIHLVKVVTPSLFSGTKETRSQIRKFLDKAGASEYPFSLFNDTSTEKGIVHFADEIDADMVVLGTHGRSGFSQLFKSSVAEGLINHSFIPVLSVPIGSRD